From a region of the Daphnia pulicaria isolate SC F1-1A chromosome 1, SC_F0-13Bv2, whole genome shotgun sequence genome:
- the LOC124320297 gene encoding ATP-binding cassette sub-family G member 4-like isoform X1, which translates to MQSVKFNEWNPGTSSTRKYQEGASFDLTFRNLSYTTGKGKKAKHILHQISGSFKSGHLTAILGPSGAGKTSLMNILAGLKKSGIEGRVDVNGAKRKFKTFRKQSAYVTQQDHLLKNLTVDEYMTAAAHLKLGNKVSDKEKKSTIEQILKTLGLTNTQKTRVKCLSGGECKRLSIGLELIDNPAILFLDEPTSGLDSSSTLQCVALLREIARSGRTVVATIHQPSSRLLDHFDHLYIVASGSCIYQGPPGSLVPYLKTVNLNCPSYTNPADFVLDVASGEYGDVLPQLTSGIKNGRIIYEDPSIPPLATPSHNRQGDVCEDANEDDVEKMKNKENRLTYATPFHTQVSVLLERTWRSIWREKMLTQVRFTTHILFGIFFGLLYQAVGNDAAFTLNNAGMLYFNLIFIVFTSVMPTVVTFPLERKVLIREHLNNWYSLKAYYLAKLLADIPFQIIFPTVYLVIVYFMTGQPLSLQRFSMLLCITIFTSLVGQGIGLVVGAVFDIQSAAFMAPTFAIPFLLFAGFFINFKSIPSYMNWMTYVSFFRYGFEGSMLAIYDYDRPPLDCSEPYCHFRFPQKFLEKFDMAHSSYSICVFGMVVYFVVMRVAGYFLLRFKVKSVR; encoded by the exons atgcaatCGGTTAAGTTTAATGAGTGGAATCCAGGGACGTCATCAACTCGAAAGTACCAAGAGGGCGCGTCATTCGATCTAACTTTTCGCAATTTAAGTTATACCACGGGAAAAG GGAAAAAAGCTAAGCACATTTTACATCAAATAAGTGGTTCCTTCAAATCTGGACACCTAACGGCCATTCTAGGGCCGTCTGGAGCAGGAAAAACTTCGCTCATGAACATTTTAGCAGGCTTAAA GAAAAGTGGAATAGAAGGCCGAGTTGACGTAAATGGAGCAAAACGAAAGTTCAAAACTTTCCGAAAGCAGTCGGCTTACGTAACACAGCAAGATCATCTTTTGAAAAACTTGACCGTCGATGAGTACATGACTGCCGCGGCCCATTTGAAATTAGGAAACAAAGTTTCcgacaaggaaaagaaatccacg ATTGAGCAAATTCTGAAAACATTAGGACTAACGAATACTCAAAAAACGAGAGTGAAATGCTTATCCGGTGGTGAATGCAAAAGACTGTCTATAGGACTGGAATTAATTGATAATCCTGCCATTTTATTTCTGGATGAACCGACCAG CGGACTGGATAGCTCGTCAACTCTGCAATGTGTGGCCTTACTTCGTGAAATAGCCAGAAGCGGTCGAact gtCGTGGCGACCATTCATCAGCCAAGCTCACGATTATTGGACCATTTTGATCACCTATACATCGTGGCAAGTGGATCTTGTATCTACCAAGGACCTCCCGGATCCTTAGTGCCTTATCTAAAGACAGTCAACCTAAACTGTCCCAGTTATACTAACCCAGCCGATTttg TATTAGATGTGGCCTCAGGAGAATACGGGGACGTTCTACCTCAGTTAACATCTGGAATCAAGAACGGTCGCATCATTTACGAAGATCCTTCAATTCCTCCACTTGCCACGCCTTCCCATAACAGACAAG GTGACGTGTGTGAGGATGCGAACGAAGATGACGttgaaaagatgaagaataagGAAAATCGTCTGACATATGCCACACCATTCCATACTCAAGTGTCTGTCCTGCTAGAACGAACTTGGCGATCAATTTGGAGAGAGAAG ATGCTGACTCAGGTGCGCTTTACTACTCACATTCTTTTCGGTATCTTCTTCGGACTGCTGTATCAGGCAGTTGGAAATGACGCTGCATTCACTCTCAACAACGCTGGAATGCTTTACTTTAATCTAATTTTTATTGTATTCACTTCTGTGATGCCAACTGTCGTCACTT TTCCGCTGGAGAGAAAAGTGCTAATTCGAGAGCATTTGAATAATTGGTACAGCCTCAAAGCGTATTATCTTGCCAAATTGCTGGCTGACATCCCGTTCCAGATTATCTTTCCTACTGTGTATTTGGTGATCGTCTATTTCATGACTGGCCAACCACTAAGCTTACAACGTTTCAGTATGCTCCTGTGCATCACGATCTTTACATCTCTGGTAGGGCAAGGAATTGGGCTGGTTGTTGGCGCTGTTTTTGATATCCAATCAGCTGCCTTCATGGCACCAACATTCGCCATTCCTTTTCTGCTTTTCGCCGGTTTCTTCATCAATTTCAAGTCCATTCCATCTTATATGAACTGGATGACTTATGTCAGTTTCTTTCGCTACGGTTTCGAAGGATCCATGTTAGCCATCTACGATTACGACCGCCCACCTCTCGATTGTTCTGAACCTTACTGCCATTTTCGTTTTCCTCAGAAATTTCTAGAGAAATTTGACATGGCTCACAGTTCCTATTCAATCTGCGTGTTTGGAATGGTGGTTTACTTTGTCGTAATGCGGGTCGCTGGTTATTTTCTCTTGCGTTTTAAGGTGAAAAGTGTTCGGTGA
- the LOC124320297 gene encoding ATP-binding cassette sub-family G member 4-like isoform X2 — protein MDAAVKLEMCRLTTQNQTNVPLDLTFHDICYTVGKGKNVKNILHQMNGTFKSGQLTAILGPSGAGKSSLMNILAGFKTIGVDGRVNLNGVERNLKMFRKQSAYIEQYDHLLQNLTVGEYMNAAAHLKLGNGVSQVEKKSNIELVMKTLGLSNNEHTRISRLSGGECKRLSIGVELFDNPAILFLDEPTSGLDSSSTLQCVALLREIARSGRTVVATIHQPSSRLLDHFDHLYIVASGSCIYQGPPGSLVPYLKTVNLNCPSYTNPADFVLDVASGEYGDVLPQLTSGIKNGRIIYEDPSIPPLATPSHNRQGDVCEDANEDDVEKMKNKENRLTYATPFHTQVSVLLERTWRSIWREKMLTQVRFTTHILFGIFFGLLYQAVGNDAAFTLNNAGMLYFNLIFIVFTSVMPTVVTFPLERKVLIREHLNNWYSLKAYYLAKLLADIPFQIIFPTVYLVIVYFMTGQPLSLQRFSMLLCITIFTSLVGQGIGLVVGAVFDIQSAAFMAPTFAIPFLLFAGFFINFKSIPSYMNWMTYVSFFRYGFEGSMLAIYDYDRPPLDCSEPYCHFRFPQKFLEKFDMAHSSYSICVFGMVVYFVVMRVAGYFLLRFKVKSVR, from the exons ATGGATGCTGCAGTAAAATTAGAAATGTGTCGTCTAACAACTCAGAACCAAACAAATGTCCCATTGGATCTTACCTTCCATGACATTTGTTACACCGTTGGCAAGG gaaaaaatgtcaaaaacatTTTACATCAAATGAACGGGACCTTCAAGTCCGGCCAACTTACGGCTATTCTAGGACCATCTGGAGCGGGGAAATCCTCTTTGATGAATATTTTAGCCGGTTTCAA GACTATTGGAGTAGATGGACGAGTCAATCTGAATGGTGTCgaaaggaatttaaaaatgtttcgtaAACAATCGGCTTACATTGAACAATACGATCATCTATTACAAAATTTAACGGTTGGAGAGTACATGAATGCTGCTGCTCATCTGAAACTAGGGAATGGGGTGTCTCAAGTAGAAAAGAAGTCGaat ATAGAACTGGTTATGAAGACATTAGGACTGTCAAACAACGAACATACTCGAATTTCCCGCTTGTCTGGAGGTGAATGCAAAAGGCTTTCTATCGGAGTGGAATTATTTGACAATCCtgctattttatttcttgatgAACCGACCAG CGGACTGGATAGCTCGTCAACTCTGCAATGTGTGGCCTTACTTCGTGAAATAGCCAGAAGCGGTCGAact gtCGTGGCGACCATTCATCAGCCAAGCTCACGATTATTGGACCATTTTGATCACCTATACATCGTGGCAAGTGGATCTTGTATCTACCAAGGACCTCCCGGATCCTTAGTGCCTTATCTAAAGACAGTCAACCTAAACTGTCCCAGTTATACTAACCCAGCCGATTttg TATTAGATGTGGCCTCAGGAGAATACGGGGACGTTCTACCTCAGTTAACATCTGGAATCAAGAACGGTCGCATCATTTACGAAGATCCTTCAATTCCTCCACTTGCCACGCCTTCCCATAACAGACAAG GTGACGTGTGTGAGGATGCGAACGAAGATGACGttgaaaagatgaagaataagGAAAATCGTCTGACATATGCCACACCATTCCATACTCAAGTGTCTGTCCTGCTAGAACGAACTTGGCGATCAATTTGGAGAGAGAAG ATGCTGACTCAGGTGCGCTTTACTACTCACATTCTTTTCGGTATCTTCTTCGGACTGCTGTATCAGGCAGTTGGAAATGACGCTGCATTCACTCTCAACAACGCTGGAATGCTTTACTTTAATCTAATTTTTATTGTATTCACTTCTGTGATGCCAACTGTCGTCACTT TTCCGCTGGAGAGAAAAGTGCTAATTCGAGAGCATTTGAATAATTGGTACAGCCTCAAAGCGTATTATCTTGCCAAATTGCTGGCTGACATCCCGTTCCAGATTATCTTTCCTACTGTGTATTTGGTGATCGTCTATTTCATGACTGGCCAACCACTAAGCTTACAACGTTTCAGTATGCTCCTGTGCATCACGATCTTTACATCTCTGGTAGGGCAAGGAATTGGGCTGGTTGTTGGCGCTGTTTTTGATATCCAATCAGCTGCCTTCATGGCACCAACATTCGCCATTCCTTTTCTGCTTTTCGCCGGTTTCTTCATCAATTTCAAGTCCATTCCATCTTATATGAACTGGATGACTTATGTCAGTTTCTTTCGCTACGGTTTCGAAGGATCCATGTTAGCCATCTACGATTACGACCGCCCACCTCTCGATTGTTCTGAACCTTACTGCCATTTTCGTTTTCCTCAGAAATTTCTAGAGAAATTTGACATGGCTCACAGTTCCTATTCAATCTGCGTGTTTGGAATGGTGGTTTACTTTGTCGTAATGCGGGTCGCTGGTTATTTTCTCTTGCGTTTTAAGGTGAAAAGTGTTCGGTGA
- the LOC124320297 gene encoding ATP-binding cassette sub-family G member 4-like isoform X3 encodes MNGTFKSGQLTAILGPSGAGKSSLMNILAGFKTIGVDGRVNLNGVERNLKMFRKQSAYIEQYDHLLQNLTVGEYMNAAAHLKLGNGVSQVEKKSNIELVMKTLGLSNNEHTRISRLSGGECKRLSIGVELFDNPAILFLDEPTSGLDSSSTLQCVALLREIARSGRTVVATIHQPSSRLLDHFDHLYIVASGSCIYQGPPGSLVPYLKTVNLNCPSYTNPADFVLDVASGEYGDVLPQLTSGIKNGRIIYEDPSIPPLATPSHNRQGDVCEDANEDDVEKMKNKENRLTYATPFHTQVSVLLERTWRSIWREKMLTQVRFTTHILFGIFFGLLYQAVGNDAAFTLNNAGMLYFNLIFIVFTSVMPTVVTFPLERKVLIREHLNNWYSLKAYYLAKLLADIPFQIIFPTVYLVIVYFMTGQPLSLQRFSMLLCITIFTSLVGQGIGLVVGAVFDIQSAAFMAPTFAIPFLLFAGFFINFKSIPSYMNWMTYVSFFRYGFEGSMLAIYDYDRPPLDCSEPYCHFRFPQKFLEKFDMAHSSYSICVFGMVVYFVVMRVAGYFLLRFKVKSVR; translated from the exons ATGAACGGGACCTTCAAGTCCGGCCAACTTACGGCTATTCTAGGACCATCTGGAGCGGGGAAATCCTCTTTGATGAATATTTTAGCCGGTTTCAA GACTATTGGAGTAGATGGACGAGTCAATCTGAATGGTGTCgaaaggaatttaaaaatgtttcgtaAACAATCGGCTTACATTGAACAATACGATCATCTATTACAAAATTTAACGGTTGGAGAGTACATGAATGCTGCTGCTCATCTGAAACTAGGGAATGGGGTGTCTCAAGTAGAAAAGAAGTCGaat ATAGAACTGGTTATGAAGACATTAGGACTGTCAAACAACGAACATACTCGAATTTCCCGCTTGTCTGGAGGTGAATGCAAAAGGCTTTCTATCGGAGTGGAATTATTTGACAATCCtgctattttatttcttgatgAACCGACCAG CGGACTGGATAGCTCGTCAACTCTGCAATGTGTGGCCTTACTTCGTGAAATAGCCAGAAGCGGTCGAact gtCGTGGCGACCATTCATCAGCCAAGCTCACGATTATTGGACCATTTTGATCACCTATACATCGTGGCAAGTGGATCTTGTATCTACCAAGGACCTCCCGGATCCTTAGTGCCTTATCTAAAGACAGTCAACCTAAACTGTCCCAGTTATACTAACCCAGCCGATTttg TATTAGATGTGGCCTCAGGAGAATACGGGGACGTTCTACCTCAGTTAACATCTGGAATCAAGAACGGTCGCATCATTTACGAAGATCCTTCAATTCCTCCACTTGCCACGCCTTCCCATAACAGACAAG GTGACGTGTGTGAGGATGCGAACGAAGATGACGttgaaaagatgaagaataagGAAAATCGTCTGACATATGCCACACCATTCCATACTCAAGTGTCTGTCCTGCTAGAACGAACTTGGCGATCAATTTGGAGAGAGAAG ATGCTGACTCAGGTGCGCTTTACTACTCACATTCTTTTCGGTATCTTCTTCGGACTGCTGTATCAGGCAGTTGGAAATGACGCTGCATTCACTCTCAACAACGCTGGAATGCTTTACTTTAATCTAATTTTTATTGTATTCACTTCTGTGATGCCAACTGTCGTCACTT TTCCGCTGGAGAGAAAAGTGCTAATTCGAGAGCATTTGAATAATTGGTACAGCCTCAAAGCGTATTATCTTGCCAAATTGCTGGCTGACATCCCGTTCCAGATTATCTTTCCTACTGTGTATTTGGTGATCGTCTATTTCATGACTGGCCAACCACTAAGCTTACAACGTTTCAGTATGCTCCTGTGCATCACGATCTTTACATCTCTGGTAGGGCAAGGAATTGGGCTGGTTGTTGGCGCTGTTTTTGATATCCAATCAGCTGCCTTCATGGCACCAACATTCGCCATTCCTTTTCTGCTTTTCGCCGGTTTCTTCATCAATTTCAAGTCCATTCCATCTTATATGAACTGGATGACTTATGTCAGTTTCTTTCGCTACGGTTTCGAAGGATCCATGTTAGCCATCTACGATTACGACCGCCCACCTCTCGATTGTTCTGAACCTTACTGCCATTTTCGTTTTCCTCAGAAATTTCTAGAGAAATTTGACATGGCTCACAGTTCCTATTCAATCTGCGTGTTTGGAATGGTGGTTTACTTTGTCGTAATGCGGGTCGCTGGTTATTTTCTCTTGCGTTTTAAGGTGAAAAGTGTTCGGTGA
- the LOC124320295 gene encoding ATP-binding cassette sub-family G member 1-like, whose amino-acid sequence MEAESRSSASSSDGTKTQKYNKVTTTLDLGFRDLCFTTGKGEKAKRILHKMSGAFKSGQLTAILGPSGAGKTSLMNILAGLKTSGVEGRVQVNGAERDLKIFRKRSAYITQKDHLLSNLTVDEYMLAAAHLKLGNGVSNKKKESIIENVMTTLGLNETGQTRISCLSGGECKRLSIALELVNNPTILFLDEPTSGLDSSSSFQCVSLLRDLARSGRTVVTTIHQPSSRLLEHFDHLYIVAGGSCMYQGPVQSLVPYLHTMNLNCPSYHNPADFAMDIASGEYGDVLSRLVTGIENGRLIYQESPTPTLASPSLSHDTGFYDEDEDVNMLDGNKKMKKKNKTQNERLIYAAPFHTQVAVLLGRTWRTIWREKMLTMLRFAAHIVVSILMGMLYWRVGDDAAVIYNNAGLLFFNQLFILFAAMMPTIVTFPLERKVLVREHLNHWYSLKAYYLAKTLADIPFQIVFPTLYLVTVYLMTNQPMSIERFGMLLAITICMSLVAQGIGLLVGAAFSIQVAVFVAPACAIPFLLFSGFFVNLNSIPPYMSWIADVSFFRYAFQGSMVATYGFDRPPLTCSQAYCHFRYAQKFLEQFDLGQSSYYMSVVGLLIFFILIRVAGYVVLRFKLRHVRN is encoded by the exons ATGGAAGCTGAATCAAGATCGAGCGCGTCGAGTTCCGATGGAACGAAAACGCAGAAATACAACAAAGTTACGACGACATTGGATCTTGGCTTCCGCGATCTCTGTTTCACCACGGGCAAAG GGGAAAAGGCTAAGAGGATTTTACACAAAATGAGCGGTGCCTTCAAGTCCGGCCAGCTGACGGCCATTCTAGGGCCGTCCGGAGCCGGGAAAACTTCTCTAATGAATATTCTAGCCGGCTTAAA GACGAGTGGAGTGGAAGGTCGGGTCCAAGTGAACGGAGCCGAACGGGACCTGAAAATTTTCCGCAAAAGGTCGGCGTACATCACACAAAAAGACCATCTGCTGTCCAACTTAACCGTCGACGAATACATGTTGGCTGCTGCCCATCTAAAATTAGGCAACGGCGtctccaataaaaaaaaggaatctaTC ATAGAAAATGTAATGACAACACTTGGGCTGAACGAAACTGGGCAGACACGAATCTCTTGTTTATCTGGTGGGGAATGCAAGCGACTTTCTATCGCACTGGAATTGGTAAACAATCCAACTATTTTGTTTCTGGACGAACCCACCAG tgGATTGGATAGTTCATCGAGTTTCCAATGCGTCTCATTATTGCGTGACCTTGCCAGGAGTGGAAGGACT GTGGTTACCACGATCCATCAGCCCAGTTCGAGATTACTGGAACACTTTGATCACCTCTACATCGTCGCAGGGGGATCGTGCATGTACCAAGGACCTGTCCAATCTCTCGTACCCTATCTGCACACGATGAATTTGAACTGTCCCAGCTACCACAACCCCGCTGACTTTG CAATGGACATAGCCAGCGGAGAATACGGAGACGTTTTATCCCGACTGGTAACTGGCATAGAGAACGGACGACTCATTTATCAGGAATCGCCGACGCCGACGCTGGCGTCGCCCTCGCTAAGCCACG ATACCGGATTTTACGATGAGGACGAAGACGTAAACATGCTGGacggaaataagaaaatgaaaaagaaaaataaaactcaaaacGAACGGCTGATTTATGCAGCTCCATTTCACACACAAGTGGCCGTTCTTCTAGGAAGAACTTGGAGAACCATTTGGCGAGAAAAA ATGTTGACGATGCTCCGTTTCGCCGCCCACATCGTCGTGAGTATTCTAATGGGCATGCTGTACTGGCGGGTGGGCGACGACGCAGCCGTCATTTACAACAACGCCGGATTACTCTTCTTCAACCAGCTGTTCATCCTTTTTGCCGCCATGATGCCGACTATTGTGACGT TTCCGCTCGAGAGAAAGGTGCTGGTGCGGGAACATTTGAATCACTGGTACAGCCTCAAAGCCTATTACCTGGCCAAAACGTTGGCCGACATTCCGTTCCAGATCGTCTTTCCTACTTTATACTTGGTGACCGTCTACTTGATGACCAACCAGCCGATGAGTATTGAACGTTTCGGTATGTTGCTGGCCATCACCATTTGCATGTCGCTCGTAGCGCAAGGAATCGGATTATTAGTCGGGGCGGCTTTCAGCATCCAAGTGGCCGTTTTCGTGGCACCTGCCTGCGCCATTCCGTTCCTGCTCTTCTCCGGCTTCTTCGTCAACCTCAACTCCATTCCGCCGTACATGTCGTGGATCGCCGACGTCAGTTTCTTCCGCTACGCCTTCCAGGGCTCCATGGTGGCCACGTACGGGTTCGATCGCCCGCCGCTGACCTGCTCTCAAGCCTACTGCCATTTTCGCTACGCTCAAAAGTTTCTGGAACAGTTTGACCTCGGTCAAAGTTCCTACTACATGTCCGTCGTCGGTCTGctcatctttttcattttgatacgAGTGGCCGGCTACGTTGTCTTGCGCTTTAAACTTCGCCATGTCCGTAACTGA
- the LOC124320405 gene encoding uncharacterized protein LOC124320405, translating to MAMALIQFCCCWSTLRSGCYASALYTMIYFTVTITMVTIFGVAEGDPESAGYGELPSSTSPTTDPVEDLETLKILNICVVTLSALGLVSTFFLFYGLAKNRSPFLLPWVVIVSCTTAVDLIYAIYLLIHMESLNPISAMIFTSDFVLVIVNVYCILCVISQFQELNRNPSLEGQIEGLAVTGDFETNHSNNQPPMEEIKLSEVVAGADLRQCRPQLDAVCAENLWIGCQHPDNPQQQQQRMPPQARPDIWLDTDDANQQQQPDNSQQRRVTFKCRPTVSSS from the exons ATGGCGATGGCCCTCATCCagttttgttgctgttggagTACGCTCCGCAGCGGATGCTACGCCAGCGCTTTGTACACAATG ATCTATTTCACGGTAACGATCACGATGGTCACAATCTTTGGAGTGGCCGAAGGAGATCCGGAATCGGCCGGATACGGAGAACTTCCGTCAAGCACTTCGCCCACAACAGATCCAGTGGAGGACCTTGAAA CGCTGAAAATCCTGAATATTTGCGTCGTGACATTGTCTGCCTTGGGATTGGTTTCgactttcttccttttttacggGCTGGCCAAG AACCGTAGTCCGTTCCTTCTGCCGTGGGTCGTGATCGTGTCGTGTACGACAGCTGTCGACCTGATATACGCTATTTACCTGCTCATTCACATG GAATCTCTCAATCCCATTTCCGCCATGATATTCACCAGTGATTTTGTGTTAGTCATCGTTAAT GTCTACTGTATCCTGTGCGTAATTTCCCAGTTTCAGGAATTGAACCGGAATCCATCCTTAGAAGGG CAAATCGAGGGCTTGGCGGTGACGGGCGATTTCGAAACCAATCATTCGAATAATCAACCGCCGATGGAAGAGATTAAACTGAGTGAAGTTGTCGCGGGAGCCGATCTACGCCAATGCCGTCCTCAATTAG ACGCCGTTTGCGCCGAGAATCTGTGGATCGGCTGTCAACATCCGGATaacccacaacaacaacaacaacgtatGCCACCGCAGGCGCGGCCAGACATTTGGCTCGACACAGATGACGCcaatcaacaacagcagccagaCAATTCACAGCAGCGACGCGTGACTTTCAAATGTCGACCGACAGTCAGCAGTTCCTAG